The following proteins are co-located in the Telopea speciosissima isolate NSW1024214 ecotype Mountain lineage chromosome 9, Tspe_v1, whole genome shotgun sequence genome:
- the LOC122639134 gene encoding threonine--tRNA ligase, mitochondrial 1-like, protein MRKNVPRGLLFMFSSLLRPALSLTYRRVAVFSSSLLNRASFLHLPSSTAEPPAMGETPEPKSDPKSSPPSYAKDETYLQNVIPKRINLFEEIKTQQIAERERIGGESIKVTLPDGTVNEGKKWISTPMDIAKEISKSLAANAVISQVNGVLWDMSRPLEGDCELKLFTFETDEGRDTFWHSSAHILGQSLEQQYGCKLCIGPCTTRGEGFYYDAFYGDLGLNEDHFKHIESAAMKAVAGKQPFERIEVTREQALEMFSDNNFKIEIINELPEDKTITVYRCGPLIDLCRGPHIPSTSFVKSFACLKASSAYWRGKKERESLQRVYGISYPDSKRLKEYLTQLEEAKKYDHRLLGAKQELFFCHPLSPGSWFFLPYGTRIYNKLMEFIRTQYRERGYQEVLSPNMYNMQLWETSGHAANYKENMFLFEIEKQEFGLKPMNCPGHCLMFDHRVRSYRELPLRIADFGVLHRNEASGALTGLTRVRRFQQDDAHIFCRESQIKDEVRSVLEFINYCYDVFGFTFELELSTRPEKYLGDLETWQVAEKALTEALNEFGRPWQINEGDGAFYGPKIDISVFDALKRKFQCATLQLDFQLPARFNLSFSAEDETKRERPVMIHRAILGSVERMFAILLEHYKGKWPFWLSPRQAIVCPVSQKSEPYALQVRDCIHRAGYYVDVDTTDRKIQKKVREAQLAQYNYILVVGEEEANTGQVSVRVRDKADHSVKRMEELLNHFAQEVAAFH, encoded by the exons ATGCGCAAAAATGTTCCAAGGGGCCTGCTTTTCATGTTCTCTTCTCTACTGAGACCTGCCTTGTCTTTAACTTATAGGCGAGTTGccgttttttcttcttcactgcTAAACCGCGCGTCCTTCTTACACCTCCCTTCTTCCACTGCTGAGCCACCGGCAATGGGTGAGACGCCTGAGCCCAAGTCGGACCCCAAGTCCTCTCCGCCCAGCTACGCGAAGGACGAAACTTATCTTCAGAACGTCATCCCCAAACGCATTAATCTTTTCGAAGAAATCAAAACCCAGCAAATCGCCGAGCGAGAGCGCATCGGTGGAGAATCCATTAA AGTAACTTTGCCAGATGGTACTGTCAACGAAGGAAAGAAGTGGATATCAACTCCTATGGACATTGCTAAGGAGATATCGAAAAGTTTGGCTGCTAATGCTGTGATATCTCAG GTTAATGGAGTTCTTTGGGACATGTCAAGACCGCTTGAGGGAGACTGTGAGTTGAAGTTATTCACATTTGAAACTGATGAAGGGCGTGACACATTTTGGCATTCTAGTGCACATATTCTTGGACAG TCTCTTGAGCAGCAATATGGATGTAAGCTTTGCATTGGACCATGTACCACTAGAGGGGAG GGATTCTATTATGATGCATTTTATGGCGACCTAGGTCTGAATGAGGATCACTTCAAGCACATTGAATCAGCAGCAATGAAAGCTGTTGCG GGAAAACAACCTTTTGAGCGCATTGAAGTGACACGTGAACAGGCTCTTGAGATGTTTTCTGATAATAATTTTAAG ATTGAGATCATTAATGAATTGCCTGAAGATAAGACCATCACTGTATATCGATGTGGGCCCCTAATTGATCTCTGTCGCGGACCTCATATTCCAAGCACTTCTTTTGTGAAGTCATTCGCTTGTTTAAAG GCTTCTTCAGCTTACTGGAGGGGGAAAAAGGAACGTGAAAGTTTACAGAGAGTGTACGGGATATCTTATCCAGATTCCAAGCGTCTGAAG GAATACCTCACCCAGctggaagaagcaaagaaatatGACCACAGATTGTTGGGAGCAAAACAAGAGCTTTTCTTTTGTCATCCACTTAG CCCAGGAAGTTGGTTTTTCCTGCCCTATGGCACTAGAATTTATAACAAGTTAATGGAATTCATACGCACTCAGTACAGAGAGAGAGGTTACCAAGAG GTTTTGTCACCAAACATGTACAATATGCAACTTTGGGAGACATCTGGTCATGCTGCTAACTACAAAGAAAACATGTTTTTATTTGAG ATTGAGAAACAAGAATTTGGACTTAAGCCAATGAATTGTCCTGGGCACTGTTTGATGTTTGACCATAGAGTTCGTTCATACAGAG AATTACCTCTACGCATTGCTGATTTTGGGGTTCTGCATCGGAATGAAGCTAGTGGTGCTCTTACTGGATTAACACGTGTCAGGAGATTTCAGCAG GATGATGCTCATATCTTTTGCAGGGAGTCTCAG ATAAAAGATGAGGTTAGGAGTGTATTGGAGTTCATAAATTATTGCTATGATGTATTTGGGTTCACATTTGAACTGGAGCTATCAACG CGGCCAGAGAAGTACCTAGGAGACTTAGAAACGTGGCAAGTAGCTGAGAAAGCTTTGACAGAAGCACTGAATGAGTTTGGTAGGCCATGGCAG ATCAATGAAGGTGATGGTGCGTTTTATGGGCCAAAGATTGATATTAGTGTTTTCGATGCTCTAAAGAGGAAATTTCAGTGTGCCACATTACAG CTTGACTTTCAACTACCTGCTCGTTTCAACTTGTCTTTCTCGGCAGAGGATGAAACTAAGAGGGAGAGACCTGTTATGATTCACAGGGCCATCCTAGGTTCTGTTGAGCGCATGTTTGCTATACTTTTGGAGCACTACAAAGGAAAATGGCCCTTCTGGCTTAGTCCACGCCAAGCAATTGTTTGCCCTGTTTCACAGAAATCTGAACCATATGCCCTGCAG GTTCGGGATTGCATTCATCGAGCAGGTTATTATGTTGATGTTGATACTACAGATAGAAAGATCCAGAAAAAG GTACGAGAAGCTCAGTTGGCACAATACAACTATATCCTGGTTGTTGGTGAGGAGGAAGCAAACACTGGACAG GTTAGTGTAAGGGTTAGGGATAAGGCAGACCATTCTGTCAAAAGAATGGAGGAGCTACTGAATCATTTTGCGCAAGAAGTAGCAGCTTTCCATTAG
- the LOC122639334 gene encoding pentatricopeptide repeat-containing protein At1g53600, mitochondrial translates to MLAIRTSILLSEHQFRLDLLVFISAYSTYSTTFLSKPQPSSAINSKSSSKFIVLCNCQISKNGRNGNLKAAESIFNRMPFKNVISWTAMLTACADNGKINKARKLFDEMPQRNTASWNAMITAYIRNNQQVDIAYELFCRMPERNPVSYAAMITGFVRAGMILEAEKLYLEMPLTGRDPVASNALISGYLKVGKLEEAVQIFEGMSERNVVTWSSMVDGYCKDGRISDGKELFEKMPERNVVSWTSMIGGYMKMRQFGDGFGLFLRMRKEDDVKVNSTTLTIVFEACADLSRFSEGIQVHGLVFSMGFDFDVFLGNSIITMYCRVGYMDAAKTMFDLMNNKDIVSWNSLIAGYVENDKTEEAYMLFETMPIRDVVSWTTMISGFSNKGMIGEFIDLFIEMPEKDDISWTAVISGLVSNGEYEEALRWFIEMVQCSVKPNSLTLSSVLCASAGLAILNQGLQIHTHVVKMDMEFEVSVQNALISMYAKCGSVGDAYRIYIGIHKPNLISVNSMITGFAQNGFGKEALEVFEQMEAKGFEPNQITFLGILSACVHVGLVGEGQAYFKSMSSSYNIEPGPDHYTCMVDLLGRAGLLKEAIDLIHSMPFKPHSAVWSALLSACRTHLDLDLAKLAAQQLFELEPNSATAYVVLSDIYSLAGHKEDGEEIRMAKKLRGVKKSPGCSWIIVDKKVHLFLAGDDSRD, encoded by the coding sequence ATGTTAGCAATCCGGACCTCTATCCTTCTCTCTGAACACCAATTTCGCTTAGATTTGTTAGTTTTCATCTCTGCCTACTCGACATATTCCACCACATTCCTCTCAAAGCCTCAACCCAGCTCCGCAATTAATTCCAAAAGCAGTAGCAAATTCATTGTTCTCTGCAACTGTCAAATTTCCAAGAATGGAAGAAATGGTAATCTTAAGGCAGCTGAATCCATATTCAATCGTATGCCTTTTAAAAACGTCATTTCCTGGACAGCCATGCTCACGGCCTGTGCGGACAATGGTAAGATTAATAAGGCACGAAAactgtttgatgaaatgccccAGAGGAATACTGCATCGTGGAATGCAATGATCACGGCTTACATTCGCAATAACCAGCAGGTTGATATAGCTTATGAGCTGTTCTGTCGGATGCCCGAGCGCAATCCTGTTTCTTATGCTGCAATGATCACGGGATTTGTCCGGGCAGGAATGATACTTGAGGCTGAGAAACTGTATTTGGAGATGCCGTTGACGGGGCGGGACCCTGTCGCTTCCAATGCATTGATTTCAGGATACTTGAAGGTGGGTAAATTAGAAGAGGCTGTTCAGATATTTGAAGGTATGTCCGAGAGAAATGTGGTTACTTGGAGCTCAATGGTTGATGGCTACTGCAAAGATGGTAGGATTTCAGATGGGAAAGAATTGTTCGAGAAGATGCCGGAGCGAAATGTGGTTTCTTGGACATCAATGATTGGGGGGTATATGAAGATGAGGCAGTTTGGTGACGGTTTCGGGTTGTTTTTACGGATGAGAAAGGAAGATGATGTGAAGGTTAATTCTACTACCTTGACTATAGTCTTTGAAGCATGTGCTGATCTGAGTAGATTTTCAGAAGGGATTCAAGTTCATGGACTGGTTTTTTCgatgggttttgattttgatgtcTTTTTAGGTAATTCTATCATCACCATGTATTGCAGAGTTGGTTATATGGATGCTGCTAAGACTATGTTTGATCTCATGAACAATAAAGATATAGTTTCTTGGAATTCACTGATAGCTGGTTATGTTGAAAATGACAAAACTGAGGAGGCCTACATGCTTTTTGAGACGATGCCAATCAGAGATGTTGTTTCTTGGACAACCATGATTTCGGGATTCTCAAATAAGGGAATGATTGGAGAATTCATTGATTTGTTCATAGAGATGCCTGAGAAAGATGATATTTCATGGACTGCTGTTATTTCAGGGCTTGTGAGTAATGGGGAATATGAGGAGGCTTTGCGTTGGTTCATAGAGATGGTTCAGTGCTCAGTCAAACCAAATAGCCTCACATTAAGCAGTGTACTCTGCGCTTCAGCGGGTTTAGCAATACTGAATCAGGGTCTACAGATACATACCCATGTTGTGAAGATGGATATGGAGTTTGAAGTGTCCGTCCAAAATGCACTCATCTCTATGTATGCAAAATGTGGAAGTGTTGGTGATGCCTACCGGATTTACATTGGCATTCATAAACCTAATCTTATCTCAGTGAACTCAATGATCACAGGTTTTGCCCAAAATGGCTTCGGTAAAGAAGCTCTAGAAGTATTTGAGCAAATGGAGGCCAAAGGTTTTGAACCCAACCAAATTACATTCTTAGGTATTCTTTCGGCCTGCGTGCATGTGGGACTTGTAGGAGAAGGACAGGCCTACTTCAAATCAATGAGCTCTTCATATAACATTGAACCAGGCCCTGATCATTACACGTGCATGGTTGATCTCCTTGGCCGTGCAGGATTGCTGAAGGAAGCAATTGATTTGATTCATTCAATGCCCTTCAAACCACATTCTGCGGTATGGAGTGCTCTGCTAAGTGCCTGTAGGACCCACTTGGATCTTGATCTTGCTAAGCTTGCAGCTCAACAGCTTTTTGAATTGGAGCCCAATAGTGCAACTGCTTATGTCGTCTTGTCTGACATTTATTCTCTTGCGGGGCATAaggaagatggagaagagataaggatgGCCAAGAAATTGAGAGGGGTAAAGAAGAGTCCAGGTTGCAGTTGGATTATAGTGGACAAGAAGGTCCACTTATTCCTGGCAGGTGATGATTCCCGAGATTAG